The Nicotiana tabacum cultivar K326 chromosome 5, ASM71507v2, whole genome shotgun sequence sequence cttgatggcccggaaaaacttTTGACGATGCGGATCCGGGCCCCCCATCCCATGCAgaacgcgtgggctatagaacacgaaaatatgataatcaggcggaattccagttttatggtcgtaaaatgacaaataatgaggaacgatcatggaagagcgatgactatggttccttatgttgtATTTGATAGCTGGAAAAATATTTAGACGATCCAGGTCCGGGAGCTCGGatccatgcggaaggcgtgggctatgtaTATTAGTCACCAAGCAACGTTAGTCATGGCGAAGCAATGTATATTGGTTACCAAGTTCATATGGACCTACATATTTAGGCCAATCGGAGTTCATCAAATAAAATTTTTGGAATCGGCATGTATTAATACACATACAAAAATAGATATAATCGTAATTCATGTTGCATGACCCTGAAACGCTATAAAATGAACCCCAAAGTCGAGGCGCAATAATGAGTGATAGTCACTAGGTCGTTTCCTATTGACCTATGATATTTTAGGCCAATCGGAGTTCATCTagaaaattttgccaaaaaaattAACATGTACTAATACACACCAAAAAAGAGGTTGTAATCACAAATTCATTTTTTATGACTATGAAATGCCATAAAATAAACTCGAAAGTCATGGTAAAGTAATAAGTACTAGTTACTATTTCTTACAGACCTACAAAAATTCAAGCCAATCGGGGCCCTTTTTTAAAGAAATCAGAGtgtactactccctccgttccaatttatgtgaacctgtttgactaggCACGGGGattaaaaaaatgaagacttttggaatttgtggtcttaaacaagTCAAAAGGGGGACcatagtatttgtgtggttataaaatcttcttattaagggtagaattctaagtttaagctaaattgttttcaaatttagaaaggaattattctttttggaacggaccaaaaaggaaatagattcacataaactagAAAGCAGGGAGTAATACACAAGAAAAATGTAAATATAATCACAATTTCAGGTTGCACGACCCAAAAACACCAAAAAAAATGAACCCAAAAGTCTTGATGAAGCGATGAGTATAGGTCACTAGGTCGTTTCCTATAAACCTACAAAATATCAGGCAAATCGGAATCCGTCAAAGAAATTCTACAAAATCAACATGTATTAATACACACTAAAAAATATGTATAATCACAAATTTATGTTGCATGAccccaaaaaattaaaaaattaaaaaccgaAAGTAATGGCAAAACGATAAGTACTGGCCTCTAGGTCATTTCCTATGTACCTACGAAATTTCAGGCCAACCGGACCTCGAAATGTCATAAATTGTACCCCAAAAGTCATGGTGAAGCAATGAGTATTGATCACCAGGCCAATTCCTATAGATCTACAAAAATTCAGGCTAATCAGAATCCATCAAAAAATTTCTACAAAATCAGCATGTACTAAACACCCGAAAAAGTAAATATGATCACAAATTCATGTTGCATGATCCCGAAAAGCAATAAAATGAACCCCAAAAGTTATGGTGAAGCAATGAATACTGATCACTAGGTCGTTTCCTATGGACCGACCAAAAATCAAGCCAATCGGAGTCTTTcaaaagatttttacaaaattagTATGTACTAATATACATGAAAAAGTAAATATAATCATAACTTCGTATTGCATGACCCCGAAATGCCATAAATGAATTCGGAAGTCATGGCAAAGCAGTAAGTATTTGTCACTAGGTCGTTTCCTGTGGAACTACGAAATTTCAAGCCAATCGGATTCTAACAAAAAAATTCTACAAACTCAGCTTGTTATATACACGAaaagtggataaaattataaattCGTATTGCATGTCCTTGAAACGCCAGTAAATGAACCCAAAAGTCATGACGAAGCAATGAGTATCGGCCGTTGGACCGTTTCCTATGAATCTACAAAATTTTAGACCAATCGGCTACAAAATCAGCATGTATTAATACGTACGAAAAAGTAGATATAATCACAAATTGATAGTTTATGACTATGAAACGCCATAAAATAAACCTGAAAGTCATGGTCAAGCAATGAGTAATGGTTACTAGACCGTTTCCTATGGACCTTCGAAAATTCAGACTAATTGGAGTCCGTCAAAGAAATTCTACAAAAAATAGCAAGTACTAATACACACAAAAAAAGTGGAGATAATTACGAATTCGTGTTGCATGACCTCAAAACGCTATAAAATGAAACCGAAAGTCATGGTGAAATAGTAAGTACTAGTCACTAGGCCGTTTCTTATGGACCTACAAAAATTCAGGTAAACCGAAGTCCGtcaaaaaacttacaaaatcagcATGTATTAATACACACGGAAAAATAGATATAGTCACAAATTCATGTTGAGAAACCAACGTTTAAATACCAACCGAAAGAAAAATGCAAGGCGACTTTTCATGTGCTTCAACTTTGGTATGTAGAGTTATCTGGCACCTATGTTGATAAGAGGTAATAAATCGAAGTGCGAGCAAGCTAATTCGAACAACACtgttatttaaaaataaaaataaataaaataaaataaaaaataaaaataaaaaaaggatgCCACAGAATACATAGAAATTAGCTGAGAAAACAAATCTTCCCAAAAACCAAGCCCAGCAACAGACAACCCAGATGTTCTGCTTGAAACTAGGAGGCATGCATTTTCAAAGCAAATACATCCAAAAGGTGTGTACCTATGTAGAAATATCTCAAATGAATTAAAACTGAAAACAAACATTGTACATCACAGAAAGGTAGGAAGCTACATATGCTTAACAGCAAGGAACTCTAAATATTCACACATATTGGTTGAGAATCTCATCTACTGGGGTATATTTAACATCAGGATAAGCCTCTGATGCCTCCAATCCAAATGACGGTTCAATTGCAAAATTAGTGTGGTCACCCTTCACAAAAGCAGTGTGAGAGATCGATAATATCACGTTCAATGGAAACGAGGCTTCTGCAAGAAAATTGACAATTACATTGAGACTCAAAGTTTATGTTGACCGATATAAAATATCATCTTACACCTAAAGTGGAGAAGAGCACAATGGCAAAATGTTTTCACCTTGTATGTTCTTGAGAACTTGTTCCTCGGGTACGTATACTCTTTCAAGGTTCTTTCCGATTTTCTTCTCCCACAACGATATAACCTCATTTAGTGTAATTATATTATGTGGTGGCCTAATGTAAAGTATTTTGTTCAGTGTTTTTGGATCATCAACAGCCTTGATGGTATAGGTAGCAATGTCTTCTTCCTTGTTAAAAACAGCTGTAggtacaaaattaattataggaatcaattaaCAAACAGGAAAACTGATAAGTATACTTTAAACAAAGTTCACCTTTAGTATTGCCATCTCCTAAGATGACAACTTTGTCTGTAGGAGGACCTGAAGCTCCAGGCTGTGCtaaatttggaagaaaataacCAGCAAAAAAGAAGTTGGCCACATAAGTGAATGGTATTCCTTCAGCCTCAATAGCACGGCGAATTTGAGCTTTGGTTTTGAATGCTGTTTTAGCAGGCTCAACAGCGTGGACACGGTCTACATCATTCCCAAATTCAGAAGGAAAGAATCTCTGAAAACATCACGCATTGAAAAAAGTTTATTGTGCTACCTTGGCCAGTATTTACTGAATCAAATGCAGAAGAGAGAATTTCCCAAGTAGCTGAAAATGATCCCCCAACAAGTATCTATCGAACAGTAACTAGATCAAAGATGAACTGCTTATAAATAGTCATATAGACACATGATGAAAAGGGTTAAAGGGGAAAAGAATAGAGCCGGCGACTATTGAACTTTTTCACTTGTCAAGAGAAGGACCGCAATTGTTCACTGCAAATGCTCACAGATCACTGAATAAAGCAATTCAACCGTTCAGGAAAATACATGCAAAATATTCAAATAGAAAAACCGATTCAAAGTCTTGCAAAACCACTTTTTATGTACTCATTCATCATGTACTTCTAACTATCAAGGCTTGTAAGTGGTAGTAAAAGACGCGCTATTTTAGTTAAGTGACTTCCACAAATGGCAGCTATAATCTTAGAGATTGAGCGTCAAATAGTTTTGAATGTCAATGTAATACTTCATTACCAATATCTAGACAATTAAGAGGTAGTAACTCTTAAAAGGAGTCACTAATGATGCAACAACACCTTCATCTGCCGACAAAGAAAGACTAATTTTGTCACAAGAAGACACATAAAATAGCCAAAAAGATTAGGAATCACCTGTTCTAAAATAAGACGATTTAACCTGCTGCAACCTAAACTCAGCATTATGTTTAAGAAAAGCTATTCATATATATGTAAGATGGAGTTTCCTAATCAATGAATAGGTACTTAAAACCAATCTTATGACTTGAAGTTGATTACAACAGGTTACTGCAGCTTGTTTGAGTTAATATCTTACAAATGTTGCGCCAATCAAAGGAAAATTAGGATTTGAAGTGAGACAGAATCAGAGGCGGAACTTTTGCTCAAACGTTGTATTTTTgttaagaaattcattaaatactTACAAATATCAAATTTAGAACCCAATTATTAGCACTTAAAGTTATCGTTCTTAAAATCAAAAACTCACAAAATGGAAATTCTGGATGCGCCTCTATTCAGAATAGGTGCATGTTAAAGTGAATTGTGTTTATATGGCCCGAGAAAAGGCAACAAGTGCAGTAAAACAACACAAAAATACAGGAAAAAGAGTCTCTCACCTCCTTTTAtctcaattttaacataaatgATAAAACAAAAGGACTTACCTTGACATTACCAGCTTCCTTGATAGCAGCAATGATCTTGACCTGATCAGCTAACAGGGCATGACCTACAGTTGAAATCACAACGTCCACCTGCTTTATCGCCTTCACCAAACTCTCATGATCGTATAAATCTCCCTGCATTACATCAAACAGTTGGTCCTCATTTTACCAACTCAATTACCATTCCCCCCAAAACAAATAACACAATGCAAAAAAACTAAcacataattatttaaaatccAGAATCTGTCTCTAAATTGAACAAAATGACATGTACATACATGGACGAAAGTGACACCAACACTCTTGAAAGTATCAATGAGTTTGGTTTTGGTAGGATTGGAAAGTGTGGATTCTCTGACCAACACAAAGGTGTCGTGACCAGCTTTAGCACTAGCCTCGACGATGAATTTTCCGATGTATCCAGTACCTCCAATGAACAGAATTCTACTTTTTCCGGCCATTGAATCGGTGAAATCTTTAGGTAAAAGCGAATTGCGAGTGATATGTTTACTCGTAACGGCCAAAATGGCACGGTTTATAGATGCTAGTGATTACACAAAAATATATCGGATGTTAGCTTTCGGAATTGTCGTTTTACTTTGATTAATTTACCGAATTGTCCTCAAAATAAGTAGTAAATGAACACAGTTGGCTGTTGGGAAATTCATGAATGTGTCCAAGTTCACAAAGTAAGGACGTGAAGAAACTTCGGATATGATAATGATCAGATATCAAATGCTTTgatcatcaaaaaaaaaaaaaaaaaatatcaaatgctTTATCTGACAATTAGAATTTAAGCTCATTTTATTTTGTGAAAATTAAAGCATTTATTCTAGGCAAAATACATGAAGACCCCGATTAAACTTGTCCAAAAAACATGTTTGAACACTTAAACTAAATGGGTATTCTTTTACCTCCTAAACATATTGCAAGTGAATTTTGTTCCATCCTTCATGATAgaggtgtcaatggatattcgaaaaccgactaaaccgaccgaacTGTACCGCACcaaaccgatttttaggtttctttttaagaaaccaTAGGTTTTTATATAGATCTATAAccgcaccgataattagggtaggttttttattttataaaaataaatcaaaaaaataccGAATTGTACAGAAAAAATTTTACATgtggaaaatatatttatttagtaagtttaaaaataataatgcattaaattttctttgggccttggaattataaaaactattacaagccaacaagtaattaaactcaaaatactaattcctaaaacctattatgctacttctacttaaactaatttatttcaagtatctctattagcaagacacaaagtattctagcgattatgagtagcaaactataatgtattaaatatgttttctttcatataatttagatttat is a genomic window containing:
- the LOC107800585 gene encoding isoflavone reductase homolog, giving the protein MAGKSRILFIGGTGYIGKFIVEASAKAGHDTFVLVRESTLSNPTKTKLIDTFKSVGVTFVHGDLYDHESLVKAIKQVDVVISTVGHALLADQVKIIAAIKEAGNVKRFFPSEFGNDVDRVHAVEPAKTAFKTKAQIRRAIEAEGIPFTYVANFFFAGYFLPNLAQPGASGPPTDKVVILGDGNTKAVFNKEEDIATYTIKAVDDPKTLNKILYIRPPHNIITLNEVISLWEKKIGKNLERVYVPEEQVLKNIQEASFPLNVILSISHTAFVKGDHTNFAIEPSFGLEASEAYPDVKYTPVDEILNQYV